Proteins encoded together in one Mus pahari chromosome 9, PAHARI_EIJ_v1.1, whole genome shotgun sequence window:
- the Mier2 gene encoding mesoderm induction early response protein 2 isoform X2 yields the protein MGSADHQFNLTELLTQNYNLQEGCAEAPQCPDRPEEELDKDFIDQSSDMPLDELLALYGYESSDPISEQESEGGDTAPALPDMTLDKEQVAKDLLSGEEEEETQSSADDLTPSVTSHEASNLFHNQSGSRFLAGDNSPGSSASSDTEEDALPANKCKKEIMVGPQFQADLNILHLNRHCDKIYENEDQLLWSPSVLPEREVEEFLYRAVKRRWQEMAGPQIPEGEVVKDSEQALYELVKCNFNVEEALRRLRFNVKVIRDGLCAWSEEECRNFEHGFRVHGKNFHLIQANKVRTRSVGECVEYYYLWKKSERYDYFAQQTRLGRRKFVSSGTTDTEQDLDGLDPDGHARLQSEAGVPVEPLNVDIGAGGLDQPGVGLDDLPSSEPGPRPFQQLDETPAVPSLQQPTSLATSAELPPAAAAPEPGTSPRLAVDLALPEELPLASSPVDLGEDTAEPMAPAQVALSVTEFGLIGIGDVNPFLTGHPACPASTLHSEPLSQCNVMTC from the exons ATGGGCTCTGCCGACCATCAGTTCAACCTCACTGAGCTCCTGACACAGAACTACAACCTCCAAGAAGGGTGTGCTGAGGCCCCACAGTGTCCTGACAGGCCGGAGGAGGAGCTGGACAAGGACTTCATCGACCAG AGCAGTGACATGCCCCTGGACGAGCTGCTTGCACTGTATGGGTATGAGTCGTCAGACCCCATCTCTGAGCAGGAGAGCGAGGGCGGTGACACGGCTCCAGCCCTGCCGGACATGACTTTGGACAAG GAGCAGGTAGCCAAGGACTTGCTttctggggaagaagaggaagagacacagTCCTCCGCCGATGACCTCACCCCGTCTGTCACCTCCCATGAGGCCTCCAACCTCTTCCATAACCAGAGTGGGT CCCGGTTCTTGGCTGGTGATAACAGCCCAGGCTCCTCAGCCTCCTCCGACACCGAAGAGGACGCGCTTCCTGCCAACAAGTGCAAGAAG GAGATCATGGTGGGGCCTCAATTCCAAGCTGACCTCAACATCCTGCACTTGAACCGACATTGTGACAAGA TCTATGAAAATGAAGACCAGCTGCTTTGGAGCCCCAGTGTACTCCCAGAGCGGGAGGTGGAGGAGTTCCTGTACAGGGCAGTGAAACGGAGGTGGCAGGAGATGGCTGGCCCCCAGATCCCAGAGGGCGAGGTGGTGAAGGACAGTGAGCAG GCGCTGTATGAGCTGGTGAAGTGTAATTTCAACGTGGAGGAGGCCCTGCGCAGGCTGAGGTTCAACGTAAAGGTGATCAGAG ACGGACTCTGTGCCTGGAGCGAGGAGGAGTGCAGGAACTTTGAACATGGCTTCCGTGTTCATGGGAAGAACTTTCATCTGATTCAGGCCAACAAG GTACGCACTCGGTCCGTGGGCGAGTGTGTGGAGTATTATTACCTGTGGAAGAAGTCCGAGCGCTATGACTACTTTGCCCAGCAGACACGGCTGGGCCGGAGGAAGTTTGTCTCCTCTGGAACCAC GGATACTGAGCAGGACCTAGATGGACTTGACCCTGATGGCCATGCCCGGCTGCAGTCTGAGGCAGGGGTGCCTGTGG AGCCTCTGAATGTGGACATTGGAGCTGGTGGACTTGATCAGCCTGGCGTGGGCTTGGATGACCTCCCTTCCTCAGAGCCAGGACCTCGTCCATTCCAGCAGCTGGATGAAACCCCTGCTGTGCCCTCGCTCCAGCAGCCCACTAGCCTGGCCACCTCGGCTGAACTCCCACCGGCTGCTGCTGCTCCAGAGCCGGGCACCAGCCCCAGGCTGGCTGTGGACCTTGCCCTACCTGAGGAGCTGCCCCTTGCATCCAGCCCTGTGGATCTGGGCGAGGACACTGCagagcccatggctccagcacaGGTGGCCTTGTCGGTCACTGAATTTGGACTCATTGGCATTGGGGATGTGAATCCCTTCCTAACTGGCCACCCAGCGTGCCCAGCCTCTACACTGCACTCGGAGCCCTTGTCACA GTGCAACGTGATGACCTGTTGA
- the Mier2 gene encoding mesoderm induction early response protein 2 isoform X1: protein MAEASSLERQSPRVASCLVHSLCPREPSLQTTAVVSMGSADHQFNLTELLTQNYNLQEGCAEAPQCPDRPEEELDKDFIDQSSDMPLDELLALYGYESSDPISEQESEGGDTAPALPDMTLDKEQVAKDLLSGEEEEETQSSADDLTPSVTSHEASNLFHNQSGSRFLAGDNSPGSSASSDTEEDALPANKCKKEIMVGPQFQADLNILHLNRHCDKIYENEDQLLWSPSVLPEREVEEFLYRAVKRRWQEMAGPQIPEGEVVKDSEQALYELVKCNFNVEEALRRLRFNVKVIRDGLCAWSEEECRNFEHGFRVHGKNFHLIQANKVRTRSVGECVEYYYLWKKSERYDYFAQQTRLGRRKFVSSGTTDTEQDLDGLDPDGHARLQSEAGVPVEPLNVDIGAGGLDQPGVGLDDLPSSEPGPRPFQQLDETPAVPSLQQPTSLATSAELPPAAAAPEPGTSPRLAVDLALPEELPLASSPVDLGEDTAEPMAPAQVALSVTEFGLIGIGDVNPFLTGHPACPASTLHSEPLSQCNVMTC, encoded by the exons ATGGCGGAG GCCTCctctctggagaggcagagtccTCGTGTGGCCTCCTGCCTTGTACATAGCCTGTGTCCTCGGGAGCCCAGCTTGCAGACCACGGCAG TGGTATCCATGGGCTCTGCCGACCATCAGTTCAACCTCACTGAGCTCCTGACACAGAACTACAACCTCCAAGAAGGGTGTGCTGAGGCCCCACAGTGTCCTGACAGGCCGGAGGAGGAGCTGGACAAGGACTTCATCGACCAG AGCAGTGACATGCCCCTGGACGAGCTGCTTGCACTGTATGGGTATGAGTCGTCAGACCCCATCTCTGAGCAGGAGAGCGAGGGCGGTGACACGGCTCCAGCCCTGCCGGACATGACTTTGGACAAG GAGCAGGTAGCCAAGGACTTGCTttctggggaagaagaggaagagacacagTCCTCCGCCGATGACCTCACCCCGTCTGTCACCTCCCATGAGGCCTCCAACCTCTTCCATAACCAGAGTGGGT CCCGGTTCTTGGCTGGTGATAACAGCCCAGGCTCCTCAGCCTCCTCCGACACCGAAGAGGACGCGCTTCCTGCCAACAAGTGCAAGAAG GAGATCATGGTGGGGCCTCAATTCCAAGCTGACCTCAACATCCTGCACTTGAACCGACATTGTGACAAGA TCTATGAAAATGAAGACCAGCTGCTTTGGAGCCCCAGTGTACTCCCAGAGCGGGAGGTGGAGGAGTTCCTGTACAGGGCAGTGAAACGGAGGTGGCAGGAGATGGCTGGCCCCCAGATCCCAGAGGGCGAGGTGGTGAAGGACAGTGAGCAG GCGCTGTATGAGCTGGTGAAGTGTAATTTCAACGTGGAGGAGGCCCTGCGCAGGCTGAGGTTCAACGTAAAGGTGATCAGAG ACGGACTCTGTGCCTGGAGCGAGGAGGAGTGCAGGAACTTTGAACATGGCTTCCGTGTTCATGGGAAGAACTTTCATCTGATTCAGGCCAACAAG GTACGCACTCGGTCCGTGGGCGAGTGTGTGGAGTATTATTACCTGTGGAAGAAGTCCGAGCGCTATGACTACTTTGCCCAGCAGACACGGCTGGGCCGGAGGAAGTTTGTCTCCTCTGGAACCAC GGATACTGAGCAGGACCTAGATGGACTTGACCCTGATGGCCATGCCCGGCTGCAGTCTGAGGCAGGGGTGCCTGTGG AGCCTCTGAATGTGGACATTGGAGCTGGTGGACTTGATCAGCCTGGCGTGGGCTTGGATGACCTCCCTTCCTCAGAGCCAGGACCTCGTCCATTCCAGCAGCTGGATGAAACCCCTGCTGTGCCCTCGCTCCAGCAGCCCACTAGCCTGGCCACCTCGGCTGAACTCCCACCGGCTGCTGCTGCTCCAGAGCCGGGCACCAGCCCCAGGCTGGCTGTGGACCTTGCCCTACCTGAGGAGCTGCCCCTTGCATCCAGCCCTGTGGATCTGGGCGAGGACACTGCagagcccatggctccagcacaGGTGGCCTTGTCGGTCACTGAATTTGGACTCATTGGCATTGGGGATGTGAATCCCTTCCTAACTGGCCACCCAGCGTGCCCAGCCTCTACACTGCACTCGGAGCCCTTGTCACA GTGCAACGTGATGACCTGTTGA